From the genome of Ralstonia pickettii, one region includes:
- a CDS encoding aminotransferase class V-fold PLP-dependent enzyme, producing the protein MSDRNTLHYLDYAATTPADPRVIAAMTACLGMEGAFGNPASNSHATGRAARNKVEQAREQVAALIGADADEIIWTSGATESNNLALKGYADAAPGKRHLITSRIEHKAILDTMANLSARGCSVTYLSPTRDGEITPEAVAAAMTPDTGLVSLMLVNNELGTLTDVGAIAQIVHAAGALFHVDAAQALGKTPIDVRALGIDMLSMSAHKVYGPKGIGALYVRRDIASRLAPQIHGGGHERGLRSGTLATHQIVGMGVACELAAEELEHETARIAALSQRLKAAVLALGDVVHNADVARRIPHTLSLTVNAPGFMPMMLGDDIAVSSTSACNSAAGTPSHVLTAIGLDPEAAGRTVRISLGRFATEHDVDFAAACFQRAIEQCRATASSGLTATRQIMPADLRAIRNAGFRSVICNRPDGESSDQPAFEDVAAAARALGLEARYLPVEPNRIGDAEVAAFGQLVDTLPKPILAYCRSGNRASMLWNRLKDQRKG; encoded by the coding sequence ATGAGCGACCGCAACACCCTCCACTACCTCGACTACGCAGCCACCACGCCGGCCGACCCACGTGTGATTGCAGCCATGACCGCCTGCCTTGGCATGGAAGGCGCGTTCGGGAACCCTGCGTCTAATTCGCATGCGACGGGCCGCGCGGCGCGGAACAAGGTCGAGCAAGCGCGCGAGCAAGTCGCCGCGCTCATCGGCGCCGATGCCGACGAGATCATCTGGACGTCAGGCGCCACCGAATCGAACAACCTCGCGCTGAAGGGCTACGCAGACGCCGCCCCCGGCAAGCGCCACCTCATCACAAGCCGCATCGAACACAAGGCCATTCTCGACACGATGGCGAACCTGTCGGCGCGCGGATGTTCGGTGACGTACCTGTCGCCAACACGCGACGGCGAAATTACGCCGGAGGCTGTTGCCGCTGCGATGACGCCCGACACCGGACTCGTCTCGCTCATGCTGGTGAACAACGAGCTCGGCACGCTGACCGACGTTGGGGCGATCGCGCAGATCGTGCATGCCGCCGGCGCGCTGTTCCACGTCGACGCCGCACAGGCACTCGGCAAGACGCCCATTGATGTGCGCGCGCTCGGGATCGACATGCTGTCGATGTCCGCCCACAAGGTGTATGGCCCCAAGGGTATTGGGGCGCTGTATGTGCGCCGCGACATTGCCTCGCGCCTCGCGCCGCAAATTCACGGTGGCGGACACGAGCGCGGTCTGCGCTCGGGCACGCTGGCGACGCATCAGATTGTCGGTATGGGCGTGGCGTGTGAATTGGCGGCTGAAGAGCTGGAGCACGAGACCGCCCGCATTGCTGCGCTGAGCCAGCGGCTGAAGGCAGCGGTGCTCGCCCTTGGCGACGTGGTGCACAACGCCGATGTGGCCCGACGCATTCCCCACACCCTGAGCCTGACGGTGAACGCACCCGGCTTCATGCCGATGATGCTGGGCGACGATATTGCCGTGTCGTCAACGTCCGCCTGCAACTCAGCCGCAGGCACGCCGTCGCACGTCCTGACGGCGATCGGCCTGGATCCCGAAGCTGCAGGCCGCACTGTGCGGATCAGCCTGGGCCGCTTTGCGACCGAGCACGACGTCGATTTTGCCGCTGCGTGCTTCCAGCGCGCGATCGAGCAATGCCGCGCCACGGCATCCAGCGGGTTGACGGCGACGCGACAGATCATGCCCGCCGATCTGAGGGCCATCCGTAATGCCGGTTTCCGCTCGGTCATCTGCAACCGCCCGGATGGCGAGAGCAGCGACCAGCCCGCCTTTGAAGACGTTGCCGCTGCCGCCCGCGCGCTGGGCCTGGAAGCACGCTATCTGCCGGTCGAGCCGAATCGCATTGGCGATGCAGAGGTTGCCGCCTTCGGCCAACTCGTCGACACATTGCCCAAGCCGATCCTCGCGTATTGCAGAAGCGGCAACCGGGCCAGCATGCTGTGGAACCGCCTGAAGGATCAACGCAAGGGCTGA
- the tssM gene encoding type VI secretion system membrane subunit TssM: MRFGEGRAQPWGFGLPTDRKAKRNQVLPPLSELCRTEMAALEKRLVAGEADRFNEEFDAGRRKVLLGLVEEFDGLTEPLADLVEHIFADSRYDNTQNKAMLRGVYFTSAAQTGESVVAASDTVASQVLDGKTPSEAQSARSTVGSDSYFLSDLFKRGIFAESHLVRPNLRWEFRFRLMRLLAHTAVLAFVLWLVLGFYTSFGYNTNYLDVVQEKAKALTVKVTGFYKKPEADGVPDLLAAAHDLPEFTNLNLLDPSLSWRYGLYVVAPVLAVSTATHVKLQDNLLVPYLVRRVEAVLSAAIVDKDAKLTYDTLRVYLMLYDKEQFRAPDVRSWVQNDWATGGADAFGGRITVVEQLDSLLDGRRAIQSPYAKNEALIRSARDFLDGNTSTERLYERAKAAMMEEAPADFTLVRAIGPQAGTVFSRASGEPLERGIPGLFTYAGYHNLFNARLPEFVNKAQAIDVWVMGRAGGAQKKTLESAAGKLTGDDPVTREIRRLYLTEYAQRWTEFLRDIRALTGNNLTFDLEVLRNFAAPDSPLARLGRVVVKETTLSQPAEQEDKSLADKALAALDNKADKITGFASRAEARQERALVDNRFAALREVVMGQADVAVPNAQAANNKPRLDAIAGMVNAYYTSLMVASNALETRNLPPPSEAGAQLRMEAAKLPAPLKEVLADLVIQGTRDVNKGIGDILIAQMNAVIGESCRSAIDGKYPFTPTSKQDVDTEDFARVFASGGVLDDFFHKVLAPHVDTTISPWRYKLTAPDVPPVAGPSLVPFQRAREIREVFFRDPGAKKIAWKVDLKVVELDPEIVELTMDFDGQSQRYVHGPVIPLKVTWPGPRGGQGAEITANPRVRPETSSLIANGPWAMMRVIAKGKLDNSASPSHFVVEYDFDGRKAKLDVNTGSQANPWTTGLLQGFQCPGRSG, encoded by the coding sequence ATGCGCTTCGGAGAAGGGCGTGCGCAGCCGTGGGGCTTTGGCCTGCCCACCGATCGGAAGGCCAAACGCAACCAAGTTCTGCCGCCGTTGAGCGAGCTCTGCCGCACCGAGATGGCTGCGCTGGAGAAACGTCTGGTCGCTGGCGAAGCCGATCGCTTCAACGAAGAATTCGACGCCGGCCGGCGCAAGGTCCTGCTCGGCCTGGTTGAGGAGTTCGATGGCCTGACCGAACCCCTTGCGGACCTCGTCGAGCACATCTTTGCCGATTCGCGCTACGACAACACGCAGAACAAGGCGATGCTCCGTGGCGTGTACTTCACCAGTGCCGCACAGACCGGCGAGTCGGTGGTCGCTGCCAGTGACACGGTGGCCTCGCAAGTCCTGGATGGCAAGACACCGTCTGAAGCGCAGTCAGCGCGTTCCACGGTGGGCTCCGACAGCTACTTCCTGTCGGACCTGTTCAAGCGCGGTATCTTTGCCGAATCACACCTGGTGCGGCCCAATCTGCGTTGGGAATTCCGCTTCCGCTTGATGCGGCTGCTGGCCCATACCGCAGTGCTGGCATTCGTTCTGTGGTTGGTGCTTGGGTTCTATACGAGTTTTGGCTACAACACCAACTACCTCGACGTGGTTCAGGAGAAGGCCAAGGCCCTGACCGTCAAGGTGACTGGCTTCTATAAGAAGCCCGAAGCCGACGGTGTGCCGGACCTGCTGGCCGCGGCGCATGACCTGCCAGAATTCACGAACCTGAACCTGCTGGACCCGTCACTGAGCTGGCGCTACGGGCTGTATGTCGTAGCGCCCGTGCTCGCAGTGTCCACGGCCACCCACGTCAAACTGCAGGACAACCTTTTGGTGCCGTATCTGGTCCGTCGCGTGGAAGCGGTGCTCTCCGCCGCCATCGTCGACAAGGATGCCAAGCTGACCTACGACACCCTGCGCGTCTACCTCATGCTGTACGACAAGGAGCAGTTCCGTGCTCCCGACGTACGGAGTTGGGTGCAAAACGATTGGGCAACGGGTGGCGCGGATGCCTTTGGCGGCCGGATCACTGTGGTCGAGCAGCTCGACAGCCTGCTCGATGGCAGGCGAGCGATCCAATCGCCCTATGCCAAGAATGAGGCGTTGATTCGCTCCGCACGAGACTTCCTGGACGGCAACACCTCCACGGAACGCCTATACGAGCGTGCCAAAGCCGCCATGATGGAAGAGGCCCCGGCCGATTTCACGCTTGTGCGTGCGATCGGCCCGCAGGCCGGTACGGTCTTCTCGCGCGCCAGTGGGGAGCCGTTGGAGCGCGGTATTCCCGGCCTGTTCACTTACGCGGGTTATCACAATCTGTTCAATGCCCGCCTGCCGGAGTTTGTCAACAAGGCCCAGGCGATTGACGTTTGGGTGATGGGGCGTGCAGGCGGCGCTCAAAAAAAAACGCTTGAGAGCGCCGCTGGCAAGCTGACCGGCGACGACCCCGTCACGCGAGAAATCCGCCGCCTGTACCTGACGGAATACGCGCAGAGGTGGACGGAATTCTTGCGCGATATTCGCGCGCTCACCGGCAACAACCTCACCTTCGACCTAGAGGTGCTGCGCAACTTCGCTGCCCCGGACTCGCCGCTCGCGCGTCTAGGGCGTGTCGTCGTCAAGGAAACGACCCTCAGCCAACCGGCAGAACAAGAGGACAAGTCCCTGGCCGACAAGGCGCTCGCCGCTCTGGACAACAAAGCCGACAAAATCACGGGGTTCGCATCCCGCGCCGAAGCTCGCCAAGAGCGTGCGTTGGTCGACAACCGCTTCGCCGCGTTGCGCGAAGTTGTCATGGGGCAGGCCGACGTTGCTGTCCCCAACGCGCAAGCCGCCAACAACAAGCCGCGATTGGATGCCATTGCCGGTATGGTCAACGCGTACTACACCTCGTTGATGGTCGCCAGCAACGCGTTGGAGACTCGCAATTTGCCACCGCCTTCCGAAGCCGGTGCACAGTTGCGCATGGAAGCCGCCAAGCTGCCGGCGCCGCTCAAGGAGGTGCTAGCAGATTTGGTGATCCAGGGCACGCGTGACGTCAACAAGGGAATCGGCGACATCCTGATCGCGCAGATGAACGCAGTCATCGGCGAGAGTTGCCGCAGCGCTATCGACGGCAAGTACCCCTTCACGCCGACATCCAAACAGGACGTGGATACGGAAGACTTTGCGCGTGTTTTCGCCAGCGGCGGTGTGCTGGATGACTTCTTCCACAAAGTCCTGGCGCCACATGTGGACACGACGATTTCGCCATGGCGCTACAAGCTGACCGCGCCGGATGTACCACCGGTTGCCGGCCCCAGTCTTGTTCCGTTCCAACGGGCCAGAGAAATCCGCGAAGTGTTCTTTCGCGACCCTGGTGCCAAGAAGATAGCCTGGAAGGTCGACTTGAAGGTGGTAGAACTGGATCCGGAAATCGTTGAGCTGACGATGGACTTCGATGGCCAGAGCCAGCGCTACGTCCACGGGCCGGTGATTCCGCTCAAGGTGACGTGGCCTGGGCCGCGTGGCGGGCAGGGCGCGGAAATCACGGCCAACCCGCGTGTTCGGCCCGAGACGTCCTCGCTCATCGCCAACGGCCCCTGGGCCATGATGCGCGTGATTGCCAAGGGCAAGCTGGACAACTCGGCGTCGCCCAGCCACTTTGTGGTTGAGTACGATTTCGACGGACGTAAGGCGAAACTCGATGTCAACACCGGCAGTCAGGCCAATCCGTGGACGACCGGGTTGCTGCAGGGCTTTCAGTGTCCGGGGAGGTCGGGTTGA
- a CDS encoding ImpA family type VI secretion system protein, with amino-acid sequence MVAFGLPIGGQAKAPRLRTPFSEAHPCGTDLEYDPEFVLLQSKVTPKQDAQYGDFVSPPEAINWTEVERDCRRLLLRTRDIRILILLVRCRVRLDQAIGFRDGLCILSRLLEAWPETIYPQVVVDGEPDPAVRANALAALADPQGLMHDVRDLVISTNSVLRLRVRDVERSLSTPRAADALAPEAVQHQLHELRNQNDEVLSALDEAQTFASSIDSWARHHLPDDHPDLGTLLRLLDTVTGASPPAAPAVIALPVSERSPAVSQGLMGTTIEGPVVTPLDSNPPEPVMDRNTALASIQAARIWFEAHEPSSPVALLLKQAERLTGKRFDEVFQAIPAELVERWAREH; translated from the coding sequence TTGGTTGCGTTTGGCCTTCCGATCGGTGGGCAGGCCAAAGCCCCACGGCTGCGCACGCCCTTCTCCGAAGCGCATCCGTGCGGGACCGATCTGGAATACGACCCCGAGTTCGTTCTTCTGCAAAGCAAGGTCACGCCCAAGCAAGATGCTCAGTACGGTGATTTTGTCAGCCCTCCCGAGGCAATCAACTGGACGGAAGTGGAGCGAGACTGCCGTCGCCTGCTGCTGCGCACGCGGGATATTCGTATCCTCATATTGCTGGTGCGCTGCCGGGTCCGGTTGGACCAGGCAATTGGGTTTCGGGACGGGCTGTGCATTCTGTCTCGATTGCTAGAGGCATGGCCGGAGACCATCTACCCGCAAGTGGTGGTGGACGGTGAGCCGGACCCGGCCGTGCGTGCTAACGCGCTGGCCGCCTTGGCCGACCCGCAGGGGCTGATGCACGACGTGCGGGATCTAGTGATCTCAACCAACAGCGTGTTGCGCCTGCGAGTGCGCGACGTCGAGCGATCATTGAGCACTCCACGCGCAGCAGATGCGTTGGCACCCGAGGCAGTGCAGCACCAGCTCCACGAACTGCGCAACCAAAACGACGAGGTACTGTCCGCGCTGGACGAGGCTCAAACCTTTGCGTCATCGATCGACTCCTGGGCGCGACATCACCTTCCGGACGACCATCCTGACCTGGGCACCTTGTTGCGATTGCTGGATACGGTGACTGGCGCGTCACCACCGGCGGCACCTGCTGTGATTGCACTTCCGGTCTCGGAACGCTCGCCGGCCGTCTCACAAGGCTTGATGGGCACCACCATCGAGGGCCCGGTAGTAACGCCGCTTGATAGCAACCCACCTGAGCCCGTCATGGACCGTAATACCGCCCTCGCCTCCATTCAAGCCGCCCGGATCTGGTTTGAGGCGCACGAGCCGAGTAGCCCTGTGGCGCTTCTGCTCAAGCAAGCGGAACGGCTGACCGGCAAGCGCTTTGATGAAGTGTTTCAGGCGATTCCGGCAGAGCTTGTTGAGCGCTGGGCGCGGGAGCACTGA
- a CDS encoding Lrp/AsnC family transcriptional regulator — translation MDAIDRELLRLLQADATLPIAELAQRVNLSQTPCWKRVQRLKDTGVIRAQVALCDARKLGVGTTVFVAVRTDQHTEKWAQRFTQVVRDMPEVVEVYRMSGEMDYLLRVAVAGIEDYDRVYKHLIKSVPLSDVSSSFSMEQIKYSTALPVRDGGQGE, via the coding sequence ATGGATGCCATTGACCGCGAACTACTGAGGCTGTTGCAGGCCGATGCGACGCTGCCCATCGCAGAGCTAGCGCAGCGCGTGAACCTCTCGCAAACGCCGTGCTGGAAGCGGGTGCAGCGGCTCAAGGACACGGGCGTCATCCGCGCCCAGGTGGCGCTGTGCGACGCGCGCAAGCTGGGCGTTGGCACCACGGTGTTCGTGGCCGTGCGCACCGATCAACACACCGAGAAGTGGGCGCAGCGTTTCACGCAAGTGGTGCGGGATATGCCCGAAGTGGTGGAGGTCTACCGGATGAGCGGCGAGATGGACTATCTGCTGCGCGTTGCGGTGGCCGGCATCGAAGACTACGACCGCGTGTACAAACACCTCATCAAATCCGTGCCGCTGTCGGACGTGAGTTCATCGTTCTCGATGGAGCAGATCAAGTATTCGACCGCGCTGCCGGTGCGGGATGGGGGGCAGGGGGAGTGA
- a CDS encoding aldo/keto reductase gives MKHVTLPNGERVPALGMGTWNMGDDRATRAEEIATLRLGLDLGLRLIDTAEMYGEGLSESLIGEAIAGRRDEVFLVSKVYPHNASRGGIAAACERSLRRLGTDRLDLYLLHWRGDVPFEETLEGLQALQREGKIRQYGVSNLDLSDMEEWLDAPGGDQTAVNQLLYNLSRRGIEWDVLPWLRERRVPVMAYSPIEQARLVRYPKLVRFAQACGMTPAQVALAWLLANDDIIAIPKTGHRDRLRENIGALSHTLTAEQLATLDSIFPPPKGPRALEML, from the coding sequence ATGAAACACGTCACTCTGCCCAACGGCGAACGCGTCCCTGCACTCGGCATGGGCACCTGGAACATGGGCGACGACCGCGCCACCCGCGCCGAAGAAATCGCCACGCTGCGCCTGGGCCTCGACCTGGGTTTGCGGCTGATCGACACGGCCGAGATGTACGGCGAAGGCCTCTCTGAATCGCTGATTGGCGAGGCCATTGCCGGACGGCGCGATGAGGTCTTTCTCGTCAGCAAGGTCTATCCGCACAACGCCAGCCGGGGCGGTATCGCCGCGGCGTGCGAGCGCAGCCTGCGCCGCCTCGGCACCGACCGGCTCGATCTGTACCTGCTGCACTGGCGGGGCGATGTGCCGTTCGAAGAGACGCTGGAAGGCCTGCAGGCCCTGCAGCGCGAGGGCAAGATCCGCCAATACGGCGTCAGCAATCTCGACCTGTCAGACATGGAGGAATGGTTGGACGCGCCCGGCGGCGATCAGACCGCCGTCAACCAACTGCTCTACAACCTTAGCCGGCGCGGCATCGAATGGGATGTGCTGCCCTGGCTGCGTGAGCGCCGCGTGCCGGTGATGGCCTATTCACCCATCGAGCAGGCGCGGCTCGTTCGGTATCCGAAGCTGGTGCGCTTCGCGCAGGCGTGCGGCATGACGCCTGCGCAGGTGGCGCTCGCGTGGCTGCTGGCGAATGACGACATCATCGCGATTCCCAAGACCGGCCACCGCGACCGCTTGCGCGAGAACATCGGCGCGCTGTCACATACGCTCACGGCTGAGCAGTTGGCAACGCTGGACAGCATCTTCCCGCCGCCCAAGGGGCCGCGCGCGCTGGAGATGCTCTGA
- a CDS encoding DotU family type IV/VI secretion system protein — protein MDDRVAAGLSVSGEVGLMDHRSQSKNHILRLAQPLFWLLAELSPELESAARLDTLRSEARTRLRTFKKASLAAALNADSIEAVHYCFCAAIDQAGSQVRGRANSLRGVWLQHGLLAEFYYENACGQRCRGWIEKLQQTPNASANALEVIAELTARGLRDERGLPLPKIALPARQQLASTTTDIPHIPYGRWIPEWAGPVNKPPPEVVLLREAPLERSWLPIVVVTGLIVTGIVLGMTFMLRRQHQDNQALVTKVEALSAQLAQQRESSADRIARALAPEAGEAPVGISTKDDRIYLAFNSDEGFASGRADLMPMLARQLDRLATVLADTRGKVIVLGHTDDAPGPRDRVASNLALSTARATAVARHLQERGIASDRLSIIGRGVKDPVGDNRTAAGRALNRRVEIVLESVPNSEPTGLRR, from the coding sequence GTGGACGACCGGGTTGCTGCAGGGCTTTCAGTGTCCGGGGAGGTCGGGTTGATGGATCACCGGTCACAGTCGAAGAACCACATCCTTCGCCTCGCCCAACCGCTGTTCTGGTTGCTGGCTGAGCTGTCGCCAGAGCTGGAGTCGGCGGCGCGGCTCGATACCCTCCGATCGGAGGCCCGCACACGGTTGAGGACCTTCAAGAAGGCCTCCCTGGCAGCCGCACTCAATGCCGACAGCATCGAGGCGGTGCATTACTGCTTCTGCGCCGCCATCGACCAGGCGGGGAGCCAAGTGCGCGGACGTGCGAACAGCCTGCGTGGCGTCTGGCTCCAACATGGGTTGCTCGCGGAGTTCTACTACGAAAACGCCTGCGGTCAACGCTGCCGTGGATGGATCGAAAAACTCCAACAAACACCGAACGCCAGCGCAAACGCGCTGGAAGTGATCGCAGAACTGACCGCGCGCGGCCTTCGTGATGAGCGCGGCTTGCCATTGCCGAAGATCGCACTGCCAGCGCGCCAGCAGCTCGCATCCACGACGACGGACATTCCCCACATCCCTTACGGACGTTGGATACCGGAGTGGGCCGGCCCGGTCAACAAACCTCCACCCGAAGTTGTTCTTCTGCGAGAAGCGCCTCTGGAGCGGTCTTGGCTGCCCATCGTTGTCGTCACCGGGCTCATCGTGACAGGGATCGTGCTCGGCATGACGTTCATGCTCCGCCGCCAGCATCAGGACAATCAAGCGCTGGTTACGAAGGTGGAAGCTCTGTCCGCGCAACTGGCCCAGCAGCGTGAATCGTCGGCGGATCGCATTGCGCGCGCGCTGGCGCCCGAGGCCGGGGAGGCTCCGGTCGGCATCAGCACAAAAGACGATCGAATCTATCTTGCCTTTAATAGCGACGAAGGTTTCGCCTCCGGGCGCGCCGACCTTATGCCGATGCTCGCGCGTCAGCTCGATCGACTTGCCACCGTGCTTGCCGACACGCGCGGTAAGGTCATCGTTCTTGGGCACACCGACGACGCCCCCGGCCCGCGCGATCGCGTGGCATCAAACCTTGCGCTGTCAACCGCACGCGCCACGGCGGTCGCGCGGCATCTGCAAGAGCGCGGGATCGCTTCGGACCGCTTGTCCATCATCGGTCGTGGCGTGAAGGATCCCGTTGGAGATAACCGCACCGCCGCGGGTAGGGCATTGAACCGACGCGTGGAGATCGTTCTTGAAAGCGTGCCAAATTCGGAGCCAACAGGCCTTCGGCGATAG
- a CDS encoding 1-aminocyclopropane-1-carboxylate deaminase, giving the protein MNLQRFPRYPLTFGPTPIQPLKRLSAHLGGKVELFAKREDCNSGLAFGGNKTRKLEYLIPEALEGGYDTLVSIGGIQSNQTRQVAAVAAHLGLKCVLVQENWVNYSDAVYDRVGNIEMSRILGADVRLDAAGFDIGIRPSWEQAMEDVRKRGGKPFPIPAGCSEHPLGGLGFVGFAEEVRQQEAKLGFKFDYIVVCSVTGSTQAGMVVGFAADGRADKVIGIDASAKPEQTRAQILRIAQHTAELVDLGRNITEKDVVLDTRYGGPEYGLPNEGTLEAIRLCARQEAMLTDPVYEGKSMHGMIDMVRNGEFPAGSRVLYAHLGGVPALNAYSFIFRNG; this is encoded by the coding sequence ATGAACCTGCAGCGATTTCCCCGTTATCCCCTGACGTTCGGCCCGACGCCCATCCAGCCGCTGAAACGATTGAGCGCGCACCTGGGCGGCAAGGTGGAGCTGTTTGCCAAGCGCGAAGACTGCAACAGCGGCCTGGCCTTCGGCGGCAACAAGACGCGCAAGCTGGAATACCTGATTCCGGAAGCGCTGGAAGGCGGGTACGACACACTGGTGTCCATTGGCGGCATTCAGTCGAACCAGACGCGCCAGGTGGCTGCGGTGGCAGCGCACCTGGGCCTCAAGTGCGTGCTAGTGCAGGAAAACTGGGTGAACTACTCCGACGCCGTATACGACCGCGTCGGCAATATCGAGATGTCGCGCATCCTGGGCGCCGACGTGCGCCTCGATGCTGCGGGCTTCGACATCGGCATCCGGCCCAGTTGGGAACAGGCCATGGAAGACGTGCGCAAGCGCGGTGGCAAGCCGTTCCCGATTCCGGCCGGCTGCTCCGAACACCCGCTCGGCGGCCTGGGCTTTGTCGGCTTTGCTGAAGAAGTCCGCCAGCAGGAAGCGAAGCTGGGCTTCAAGTTCGACTACATTGTCGTGTGCTCGGTCACGGGCAGCACGCAGGCCGGGATGGTCGTTGGCTTTGCAGCAGATGGCCGGGCTGACAAAGTGATCGGCATCGACGCCTCGGCCAAGCCGGAACAGACGCGCGCGCAGATCCTCCGCATCGCGCAGCACACCGCCGAACTGGTCGACCTCGGCAGAAACATCACGGAAAAAGACGTGGTGCTCGACACGCGCTACGGCGGCCCGGAATACGGCCTGCCCAATGAAGGCACGCTGGAAGCGATTCGCCTGTGCGCGCGCCAGGAAGCCATGCTGACCGACCCCGTGTACGAGGGGAAATCCATGCACGGCATGATCGACATGGTCCGCAACGGTGAATTTCCTGCGGGCTCGCGCGTGCTTTACGCACATTTAGGCGGCGTGCCGGCACTCAACGCGTACAGCTTCATCTTCCGCAACGGTTGA
- a CDS encoding Lrp/AsnC family transcriptional regulator, with product MKKSETKLQERPDASAASARHALDRTDRAILRALQRDASISNVALAAKVNLSPPACLRRVERLKELGLIKGIVALLDPRALDLGSLVMIGVVLDRSTPESFTAFEKAVQKVPGCLECHVVTGEFDYFMLVRTKDNESYNRLHAEQLLYLPGVRQIRTFMVLKQVLSTTELPVA from the coding sequence ATGAAAAAGAGCGAAACAAAATTGCAGGAGCGCCCTGACGCGTCGGCGGCTTCTGCGCGCCACGCCTTGGATCGCACTGATCGCGCGATTCTCAGGGCGCTCCAGCGCGATGCGTCTATCTCCAACGTGGCCCTCGCGGCCAAGGTAAACCTCAGCCCGCCGGCCTGCCTGCGCCGCGTGGAACGGCTCAAGGAGCTGGGGCTGATCAAGGGGATTGTTGCGCTGCTCGATCCGCGTGCGCTGGATCTGGGGTCGTTGGTGATGATTGGCGTCGTGCTGGATCGCTCGACGCCGGAATCGTTCACGGCATTTGAGAAAGCGGTGCAGAAGGTGCCCGGTTGCCTTGAATGCCACGTCGTAACCGGCGAGTTCGACTACTTCATGCTCGTGCGCACGAAAGACAACGAAAGCTACAACCGGCTCCACGCCGAGCAGTTGCTGTATCTGCCAGGCGTACGGCAGATCCGGACGTTCATGGTGCTCAAGCAGGTGCTGTCGACGACGGAACTGCCGGTGGCTTGA